GATGTAGTAGAGTGAAGGTAAAGCAGTTTAAATAGAAATATCAAAACAATAAATTCAAAAATTGTATACAGGAACTTAGGAATAGATTTAAAATCTGTCCCGTGTATTTTAACTTTACATTGTTTATTTAGATATTTCTATTGAGTGTTTTAAGGGCAAAGAGTTTGCCCTTTTTATTTAAGAAGATTCTTTACCAATATTGTAAAGAAAGGTTATATATGAACGAGAAGCAGAAGATAAACTGGGGATACAGAAATCCAAAAGGCTCTGCCCTTGAACTTGTGGGTAATACACCTCTGGTTAAAATAAACAGTATTGCACAGGGGATAAGCAAGGGTGTGGAGATTTACGGCAAGTTAGAAGGTTATAATCCCGGAGGTTCTGTCAAAGACAGGGCAGCCTTCAGGATGATAAAGGATGCAGAAGATGCCGGAAGACTTACAAAAGATAAAATCATTCTTGATTCCACATCAGGGAATACTGGTATTGCTTATGCGTGGATTGGGGCAGTTAAAGGTTATCAGGTGGAACTTGTTGTGCCGCAAAATGTAAGTAGTGAGAGAAAGAAGATTTTAAAGGCATTTGGAGCAAAGACTGTTTACTCTAGCCCAATGGAAGGTTCTGACGGCGCTATTCGGCTTGCATGGAAACTTTATGTAGAAAACCCTGATAAATACTGCAAACTTGACCAGTATAATAACCCATCTAACCCTCAGGCACATTATGATACCACAGGCCCAGAGATTATAGAACAGACACGCGGGAGGGTAACGTACCTTGTCGCAGGAATAGGCACAGGCGGGACAATCATGGGCACAGGCAGGAGGCTCAAGGAATTTAATCCAGATATACAGGTCATTGCAGTTGAGCCTGCAGCAGCCCTGCATGGTCTTGAGGGCTTAAAACATATGTCTTCTTCCATTGTACCGGGCATATACCACGAGGATAAGATTGATAAAAAGATTTCTGCGCCAACAGAGGAATCTTATGATATGGCAAAAAGGCTTGCAAGGGAAGAGGGGATTTTTGTTGGGCAATCATCAGGTGCTGCCATGTGGGGTGCTCTGGAGATTGCAAAGGAATTAAAAGAAGGCGTGATTGTTGTCATATTTCCTGACAGCGGGGACAGGTATTCATCTACGGCGCTGTGGGAGTGAAAAAGAACAGGCAATAGGCTAGAGGTGATGGGCAATAGGAAAAACCCATAACCCATAGCCCATAGCCTATTGCCCATAGCCTATAGCGGTTTTTTTATGCTTTATCTATCTAAAAATATTTATAACGGGATTATCAACCATGCGAAGGAATCTTATCCTTACGAAGGATGCGGTGTGTTAGTTGGCAAGCAAAAGCAGGGGTCAGGGGTCAAGGGTCAGGGGTCAGGGATTGTAAAAAATATTTTAAGGATTTATCCTCTGGAGAACATAAATAAAGACAGGGCTAATGACAGGTATGAAATAGATCCTAGAGATTTGTTAAGAGTTGAAAAAGAGGCGTCTAAAGAGAGGCTGGATGTGATTGGTTTTTTCCATTCCCATCCTGACCATCCTGACAGACCATCTGAATTTGACAGGCAGCGGGCATGGCCGCTTTATTCATATATTATTGTCTCTGTGCGTAATGGAAAAGATGTTTCAGTAAAATCGTGGACATTTGAAGATGAAGGAGAATCGTTTAAAGAGGAGGAGATAAGAATAGACTTCAGACATTAGACTTCAGACTATAGACTGACTTAGTTTTTCAGGTCTTTAATCTTTAGTCTTTAGTCTTGAGTCTGTAGTCTTGGGTCTGACTTTATGAACTTCACAGAAGAACAAATAGAGAGGTATTCAAGGCATATTATCCTGCCTGAGGTTGGTGGAAAGGGACAGGCGAAATTGCTAAAAGGGAAGGTGTTTGTGCTTGGCGCAGGCGGGCTTGGCTCTCCGGCGCTTTATTATCTTGCTGCTGCAGGGGTCGGGACAATCGGCATAGCGGATGCAGATTGTGTGGATTTATCCAATCTGCAGAGGCAGATTATACACTCTACTTCAAAGATTGGTATTCCGAAGGTAGAATCTGCAAAAAGGACTATTGAAGATTTAAACCCCGATGTAAAGGTGGTTGCATATAATGAACGTTTGGGTATTGATAATATCAGACAAATCATAAAGGACTATGATGTTATCCTTGACGGCAGTGATAATTTTCCAACCCGTTTTCTGATGAATGATACCTGTTTCTTTGAGAAAAAGACCCTTGTATCAGGGAGTATGTTCAGGTTTGACGGACAGGTGACAATATTCAAGCCGCATGAAGGCAAGCCGTGCTATAGATGTCTCTACCCTGAACCGCCGCCAAAAGGGCTTGTTCCGAGTTGTCAGGAGGCAGGGGTTTTAGGTGCGCTTGCTGGTGTTATAGGTGTTATTCAGGCTGTTGAGGCGATTAAACAGATTTTAAAAATAGGTGATGAACTTGCAGGTCATCTACTTATATTTGATGCACTTGGCATGACATTCAGAAGGGTTAAGGTGAGAAGGGACCCGCAGTGCAGTTTGTGCGGAGAAACCCCGACAATAAAGGATTTGGTTCTGTATGAAGAGGAGTGTGAGATAAGAAAATAAATCAAAAGTCAAATATCAAAAATCAAAATTAAGGTATTTTGTTTTTTTATTTTTACATTTTGATTTGTCATTTTGCATTTTTATTTTTAATTTTTGAATTTATTATTTACAATGAAACAAAAACATAACACATATCTCCACAACCCTGCATATCTCAAGATTGACCTGATGCTTAATGGTATCAGGGTTGGGGATGAGACTGCCTGTGTTTTAGGACTGAATCAGGGTTATGAGTATTCAGGTATTACAGGCGGGCTGGATATAATGCTCCCTTATAATACATGGGTGAACGTGCCTTTTCTTAAGAATTTTGTAAAGAATTCACCCTATGAACTTATCCGACACGATGGGAAGTTTTTTGTAAAACTAGGCACAGAATCTGTGAAGGTTAAGATAATACCGAAGCCTGAGTTTTATAAATTAAAAACAACAACAGGAATACCTCTTTCAAAGATAGGTGTAGTGCACGGCGGTTATGTTGCTATAACCCCTGATACAAGGTGCGAATTTTTTAATATGAATATAGAGTGCAGGTATTGTGCAGGAAATTTTAATACAGGCAAGGGCAATGTTTATACTGTTGAGGAGGTGCTGGAGACTGTTGAGGCAGCATATAAGGAGGGGAAGGATGAGGTTGTTTACCTCTCTATTGGTTTTTCAGAGGCAGCCGACGGCGGCATAGAGTTTTTAAAGCCGTATATAAAGGCGATAAAAAAGCACTTCAATACATTGGTTGCTGTTGAAGCCCTTCCGCCAAAGGAAAACCATTGCATAGATGAGACATATGCAGTGGGCGCTGATTCTGTATTATATAACATGGAGATATTTGATGAAAAACTGTTTAAAGAGATATGTCCGGGCAGGGATAAACTAATCGGCAGGGAAAGATATATAAATGCCCTTAAATATGCTGCGAAGGTTTTCCCAAACGGCACTGTTGCAACACACTTGATTGTAGGACTTGAGCCGTCTGAGTCAACTATGAAAGGGATAGACTTTTTTACAGGTATCGGGGTTGTGCCTATACTCCCGATATACAGACCTTCAGGCAGTGCTAAATTATCAGGCTATAAAGTTCCGTCTATGGATGAGGTTATGCCTGTTTACGGACACCTCTATCATGCTGTAAAGAGAAACAAGATAAATACGCACTGGGTAAGGGATATAAGTGTCATAACGACCCCTATTGAGGCAAGGTTTTTTGCACACTCAAAGTCCAGCAAGACACTTATGGAAAGGTTTTATAAAACAAAGTTAGGGCTTAAGGCTGCATGGGGGCTCTCAACGCTCAGAAGGAAGTTAAGGGTTAAAGAGGTGGGAGAAGGGTAAAACAGACTACAGACTATAGACTATAGACTACAGACTACTGTCTACTGTCTGGTGTCTTGTGTCTGGTAACTGGTATCTGTAGTCTGGCGCGTAGCGACATGAAGATAGTCATAGACAGAAGACCAATAGGGATAATAGTTTTATCAAGGTCATTAAGACCAATATTTTTTTTAGCAGTTGCCATGACCTTCTGGTATCTTATAAGTATACCTACACCTCAGGGTCTTACGATTGAAGGGCAGAGGGCGATAGCCCTTTTTACTGTATGCCTCATATTTTGGGTTACAGGGGTTCTTCCCCTTGCCATAACAAGCCTCATGGCAATTGTAATGGTGCCCCTTTTGGGTGTTCTTGATAAGAAGGCAACCTATGCCCTGTTCGGAAACGAGGCGGTATTTTTTATACTAGGTGCATTCATACTGTCAGGCGCAGTAATGCACTCAGGACTTTCAAGCAGGATTGCCCTTATAATAATGAACAGATTCGGCGGGACACCAAAAGGGCTTCTTACTTCAATATTCCTGCTTGCAGCAGTTTTATCGTTTTTTATGTCAGAGCATGCAGTGGCTGCGATGCTGTTTCCCATTGTCCTTGAGATAGCAAAGGGGTTGAATCTTAAGCCTGGCAGGTCAGATTATGCAAAGTCATTATTCCTTGCACTTGCGTGGGGGTGTGTAATAGGTGGCGTAGCGACATTTCTTGGAGGCGCGAGGGTCCCTCTTGCTGTTGGTATGCTTAAAGAGTCAACAGGTGTGAGCATTGGTTTTTTTGAATATACAAGCGCAACCTTCCCAGTGGTTGTGATATTACTCATTATCGGATATTTATGGCTCACAAGTTTTTTCCGTCCTGATATAGAAGATATACATCTGGCAAAAACTGTCTTTGAAAGAAAGATAAAGCAACTCGGTAAAATAGGTTATACTGAATATGCTGTAGGGATTTTGATGCTCATAACCATATCCTTATGGTTATTTTTCAGCAAGAAGGTAGGTATTGCAAATATAGCAATCATCTCTGTTGTTGCCCTTTTTATCTTTAAACTTGTAGCATGGAAGGATATAGAGGAGTATGTGAACTGGGGCATAATACTTATGTACGGCGGCGCTATAACGTTAGGCGCGGCAATGGAAAAATCAGGCGCAGCAGCATGGCTTGCAAATACAGTGATTGGTGATTGGGCAAACAGCCCTGTTCTTGTTATAGCGGTATTTTCCCTTTTAACA
The Deltaproteobacteria bacterium genome window above contains:
- a CDS encoding cysteine synthase, whose product is MNEKQKINWGYRNPKGSALELVGNTPLVKINSIAQGISKGVEIYGKLEGYNPGGSVKDRAAFRMIKDAEDAGRLTKDKIILDSTSGNTGIAYAWIGAVKGYQVELVVPQNVSSERKKILKAFGAKTVYSSPMEGSDGAIRLAWKLYVENPDKYCKLDQYNNPSNPQAHYDTTGPEIIEQTRGRVTYLVAGIGTGGTIMGTGRRLKEFNPDIQVIAVEPAAALHGLEGLKHMSSSIVPGIYHEDKIDKKISAPTEESYDMAKRLAREEGIFVGQSSGAAMWGALEIAKELKEGVIVVIFPDSGDRYSSTALWE
- a CDS encoding radical SAM protein, with the translated sequence MKQKHNTYLHNPAYLKIDLMLNGIRVGDETACVLGLNQGYEYSGITGGLDIMLPYNTWVNVPFLKNFVKNSPYELIRHDGKFFVKLGTESVKVKIIPKPEFYKLKTTTGIPLSKIGVVHGGYVAITPDTRCEFFNMNIECRYCAGNFNTGKGNVYTVEEVLETVEAAYKEGKDEVVYLSIGFSEAADGGIEFLKPYIKAIKKHFNTLVAVEALPPKENHCIDETYAVGADSVLYNMEIFDEKLFKEICPGRDKLIGRERYINALKYAAKVFPNGTVATHLIVGLEPSESTMKGIDFFTGIGVVPILPIYRPSGSAKLSGYKVPSMDEVMPVYGHLYHAVKRNKINTHWVRDISVITTPIEARFFAHSKSSKTLMERFYKTKLGLKAAWGLSTLRRKLRVKEVGEG
- a CDS encoding M67 family metallopeptidase; this translates as MLYLSKNIYNGIINHAKESYPYEGCGVLVGKQKQGSGVKGQGSGIVKNILRIYPLENINKDRANDRYEIDPRDLLRVEKEASKERLDVIGFFHSHPDHPDRPSEFDRQRAWPLYSYIIVSVRNGKDVSVKSWTFEDEGESFKEEEIRIDFRH
- the moeB gene encoding molybdopterin-synthase adenylyltransferase MoeB, producing MNFTEEQIERYSRHIILPEVGGKGQAKLLKGKVFVLGAGGLGSPALYYLAAAGVGTIGIADADCVDLSNLQRQIIHSTSKIGIPKVESAKRTIEDLNPDVKVVAYNERLGIDNIRQIIKDYDVILDGSDNFPTRFLMNDTCFFEKKTLVSGSMFRFDGQVTIFKPHEGKPCYRCLYPEPPPKGLVPSCQEAGVLGALAGVIGVIQAVEAIKQILKIGDELAGHLLIFDALGMTFRRVKVRRDPQCSLCGETPTIKDLVLYEEECEIRK
- a CDS encoding DASS family sodium-coupled anion symporter codes for the protein MKIVIDRRPIGIIVLSRSLRPIFFLAVAMTFWYLISIPTPQGLTIEGQRAIALFTVCLIFWVTGVLPLAITSLMAIVMVPLLGVLDKKATYALFGNEAVFFILGAFILSGAVMHSGLSSRIALIIMNRFGGTPKGLLTSIFLLAAVLSFFMSEHAVAAMLFPIVLEIAKGLNLKPGRSDYAKSLFLALAWGCVIGGVATFLGGARVPLAVGMLKESTGVSIGFFEYTSATFPVVVILLIIGYLWLTSFFRPDIEDIHLAKTVFERKIKQLGKIGYTEYAVGILMLITISLWLFFSKKVGIANIAIISVVALFIFKLVAWKDIEEYVNWGIILMYGGAITLGAAMEKSGAAAWLANTVIGDWANSPVLVIAVFSLLT